The genome window TCATTATCGTTGACTCAGGCTCAGAATACGTTTCTGTGGGAGCGAGTGGAGTAGTCCACGGCTGGATAAAGGTTAGGGGTAAATCTGGTCACGCCGGCTATCCGCACGCCGCCAGGAATGCTGTCGAAGACCTCTTAAAGCTACTTGCAGAACTTCAAGCGTTCAAGAGTATGAGGAGTGGAAAAATCTCCAGGCAGCCCTCCCCACCCGGCTCCCCAGTCCCCAAAGTGTGGGGAAGGTTCTCGGTAACCGTGGTTAAGCTGCCTGAACATGAGCCTGAGAAGCACAACAGGATCCCAGGGGAAGCTTGGGCCGGCTTTGATATGCGACTTTTACCAGAGGAGAGAATCGAGGAGGCGCTAAGCGAGCTCTACAGCTACTTCTCCTCGACTGTAGCCAAACTTGGGATAGATGCTTCCCTAGAGATCATCTCGGCCCAGCCAGGCTGGTTTGCCAAAAACAATGCGTTTGTTAATGAGGTCCTCAATGCTGCCAAGAAAGCCTACATGCAGGCAGGTTTACCGGGCGAGCCGGTCCTAGCAGCCGAGTTGGGAGGCAACGATGGAACCCACTTCGACGTCTATGGAATGGACGTGGTCGCCTTCGGAACAATAAGGGGAGGAACAAACATCCACTCGGAAGGAGAGTTCGTCTACATTGA of Thermofilum uzonense contains these proteins:
- a CDS encoding M20 family metallopeptidase; its protein translation is MSLAFDPVKFLVELVRIPSESSYQGSVIVRKNYREVSDLIEKTATELGLSVTRIDLLGGEIPTLLIGLQNAPKSRPSLAFVTHYDVVPAKGPWEVEGLKIDPYEPVVKGGKVYGRGAADDKSAIASVLDGFMALKGSEDKLRYNPFLIVTGDEEVGGTGIKALLEQGYRWDKVIIVDSGSEYVSVGASGVVHGWIKVRGKSGHAGYPHAARNAVEDLLKLLAELQAFKSMRSGKISRQPSPPGSPVPKVWGRFSVTVVKLPEHEPEKHNRIPGEAWAGFDMRLLPEERIEEALSELYSYFSSTVAKLGIDASLEIISAQPGWFAKNNAFVNEVLNAAKKAYMQAGLPGEPVLAAELGGNDGTHFDVYGMDVVAFGTIRGGTNIHSEGEFVYIEDMTMFKHFMSNLLL